Proteins encoded by one window of Candidatus Kapaibacterium thiocyanatum:
- a CDS encoding oligoendopeptidase F: MTTQQTGAEEVLWDLSDLYKSPADPALEHDLTTIVARADAFRTEWRGRIATASDQDIDALLRTYEELTELLDKMGSYTHLLWSTDTENPENGRLLQRVREIGTSASQLLFFVPIDFAALPTERLQALASSPLHASRAHWFERTRKYGPHMLDERLEQVLGEKALTARYAWVRLYDELQNAKVIELNGREYTESAILKLLYESDRSTRKAAAEAFSKGLADGVKTHAFIFNTVLADCASNDRMRNYPTWVSSRNLDNEVSDATVETLVSAVVDRYDLVHRFFALKKRLLGIEEMQDYDRYAPVGGDQTFWSWEDARNIVVKAYTDFHPEAGEIAAMFFDKSWIHAPVYKGKSGGAYSAGTVPSAHPYVFMNYMGTNRDVMTLAHELGHGIHQYLSRRQGILLADTPLTIAETASVFGEMVVFSMLMERTTDPQARLALLVGKIDDILATVFRQIGLNRFENAIHRARRSEGELTVDRLNELWMETQRAQFGTSVTLTENYRHWWSYISHFMHTPGYVYAYAFGELLVLALYEIYKRDGGTFPEQYMDLLRSGGSKSPEDLLSPLGLDINDPAFWNIGLSAIERLISEAEALAATQ, encoded by the coding sequence ATGACGACACAACAGACCGGAGCTGAAGAAGTACTGTGGGATCTTTCCGATCTCTACAAGTCACCTGCCGACCCCGCCCTTGAACACGACCTCACGACGATCGTCGCACGCGCCGATGCATTCCGTACGGAATGGAGAGGCAGGATCGCGACGGCGTCGGACCAGGACATCGACGCCCTCCTGCGTACGTACGAGGAGCTGACAGAACTTCTCGACAAGATGGGATCGTATACCCATCTCCTGTGGTCGACGGATACGGAGAATCCGGAGAACGGCCGCCTGCTCCAACGCGTACGTGAAATCGGGACGTCGGCGAGCCAGCTCCTGTTCTTCGTTCCCATCGACTTCGCAGCGCTGCCCACCGAGCGGCTCCAGGCTCTCGCCTCGTCACCGCTGCATGCGTCGCGCGCGCACTGGTTCGAGCGCACCCGGAAGTACGGCCCGCACATGCTCGACGAGCGGCTGGAACAGGTGCTGGGCGAGAAGGCTCTGACGGCGCGCTACGCGTGGGTGCGTCTGTACGACGAACTGCAGAATGCCAAGGTCATCGAACTGAACGGACGTGAGTACACGGAGTCGGCGATCCTCAAGCTGCTGTACGAATCCGACCGTTCCACACGGAAGGCCGCAGCAGAAGCCTTTTCGAAGGGACTCGCCGACGGTGTGAAGACGCACGCCTTCATCTTCAACACGGTGCTGGCCGATTGCGCATCCAACGATCGTATGCGCAACTATCCGACGTGGGTTTCCTCCCGCAACCTCGATAACGAAGTGAGCGATGCCACCGTCGAAACGCTGGTATCCGCCGTTGTGGATCGCTATGACCTCGTCCATCGCTTCTTCGCACTGAAGAAGCGTCTGCTCGGTATCGAGGAGATGCAGGACTATGACCGCTATGCGCCGGTCGGAGGCGATCAGACGTTCTGGTCGTGGGAAGATGCGCGGAACATCGTCGTCAAGGCCTATACCGACTTCCATCCGGAAGCGGGCGAGATCGCCGCGATGTTCTTCGACAAGTCGTGGATCCACGCTCCTGTCTACAAGGGCAAGAGCGGTGGCGCCTACAGTGCGGGTACCGTTCCGTCCGCCCACCCCTATGTCTTCATGAACTACATGGGGACCAACCGTGACGTCATGACCCTCGCCCATGAACTCGGTCACGGTATCCATCAGTATCTGTCGCGTCGCCAGGGAATCCTGCTCGCCGATACGCCGCTGACCATCGCCGAAACGGCATCGGTCTTCGGTGAAATGGTCGTTTTCTCCATGCTGATGGAGCGTACGACGGATCCGCAGGCACGCCTGGCGCTTCTCGTCGGAAAGATCGACGATATCCTCGCGACCGTCTTCCGTCAGATCGGCCTCAACCGCTTCGAGAACGCCATCCACAGGGCACGCCGTTCGGAAGGCGAGCTCACGGTGGACAGGCTCAACGAGCTGTGGATGGAAACGCAGCGTGCACAGTTCGGCACGTCCGTCACCCTCACGGAGAACTACCGGCACTGGTGGTCCTATATCTCGCACTTCATGCATACGCCGGGCTACGTCTATGCCTATGCCTTCGGCGAACTGCTCGTGCTCGCCCTCTACGAGATCTACAAACGCGACGGCGGCACCTTCCCGGAACAATACATGGACCTGTTGCGTAGCGGTGGTTCGAAGAGTCCCGAAGACCTGCTTTCACCGCTCGGTCTCGACATCAACGACCCGGCCTTCTGGAACATCGGTCTGTCCGCGATCGAACGCCTGATCTCGGAAGCGGAAGCGCTGGCGGCAACCCAATAA
- a CDS encoding phosphoribosylpyrophosphate synthetase: MERYETLVQALNDLKARGFTSDFNLAGDCIECTQLALRLHPDQFEIVEVHRFEGMTNPDDSTVLYAIMSPDGVRGTFVMAYGSYADGVHADFIRKLQIHPGTGQN, encoded by the coding sequence ATGGAACGATACGAAACACTCGTACAGGCGCTCAACGACCTGAAGGCACGCGGCTTCACCAGTGACTTCAACCTTGCCGGTGACTGTATCGAATGCACGCAGCTCGCTCTGCGCCTGCATCCCGATCAGTTCGAGATCGTGGAAGTCCATCGCTTCGAGGGAATGACGAATCCTGACGACAGTACGGTACTGTATGCCATCATGTCGCCCGACGGAGTGCGGGGAACGTTCGTGATGGCATACGGTTCCTATGCCGACGGGGTGCATGCCGACTTCATCCGCAAGCTGCAGATACATCCCGGTACGGGACAGAACTGA
- a CDS encoding asparagine--tRNA ligase, with product MTSRYKSFVSIEHLDQHIGQQVTLNGWVYDKTEKGKLVFIKLRDGSGIVQCVLFKPNVDEQTAADAQALTQETSISITGTVRAEQRAPSGVELDVQSIKVWQTSKDYPITPKEHGVEFLMEHRHLWLRSTRQHAIMRVRSAVVKAIRDFFDGNGFRLMDSPIFTPNACEGTSTLFETDYFDLGKAYLTQSGQLYAEASAMALGKVYTFGPTFRAEKSKTRRHLTEFWMVEPEMAYFDLNDDMDLAEDLVEYIVQYCLKTCQRELAALGRDISKLEAVRRPFHRMSYSEAVEWLNRNNVKLNRKQADGSEIQVDFPWGEDFGAPQEEAIMQQFDKPCIIHRYPTEVKAFYMKRDPDDAKVVLAMDMLAPEGAGEIIGGSQREDDHDALLHRLRHENLPEEAFQWYLDLRKYGSVPHSGFGLGVERTVKWITGAEHIREVIPFPRMIYRIMP from the coding sequence ATGACATCCCGCTACAAAAGCTTCGTCTCCATCGAACATCTCGATCAGCACATCGGCCAGCAGGTGACGCTGAACGGTTGGGTCTACGACAAGACGGAAAAAGGCAAACTCGTCTTCATCAAGCTGCGCGACGGCAGCGGCATCGTCCAGTGCGTTCTGTTCAAGCCCAACGTGGACGAGCAGACGGCGGCCGATGCCCAGGCACTGACGCAGGAGACCAGCATTTCCATCACCGGTACGGTCCGTGCCGAACAACGCGCTCCGAGCGGTGTGGAACTCGACGTCCAGAGCATCAAGGTATGGCAGACGTCGAAGGACTATCCCATCACGCCGAAGGAACATGGCGTCGAATTCCTCATGGAGCATCGCCACCTCTGGCTGCGTTCCACGCGGCAGCACGCTATCATGCGCGTACGCTCGGCCGTGGTGAAGGCCATCCGCGACTTCTTCGACGGTAACGGCTTCCGTCTCATGGACTCGCCGATCTTCACGCCGAATGCCTGCGAAGGCACGTCGACGCTGTTCGAGACCGACTACTTCGATCTGGGCAAGGCCTATCTCACGCAGTCCGGTCAGCTCTACGCTGAGGCGAGTGCCATGGCACTCGGCAAGGTCTATACCTTCGGTCCCACCTTCCGTGCCGAGAAATCGAAGACGCGGCGCCACCTCACGGAATTCTGGATGGTCGAGCCGGAAATGGCATACTTCGACCTCAACGACGACATGGACCTCGCCGAGGACCTTGTCGAATACATCGTCCAGTACTGCCTCAAGACCTGCCAGCGCGAGCTGGCGGCACTCGGCCGCGACATCTCGAAGCTCGAGGCCGTGCGTCGTCCGTTCCACCGCATGTCGTATTCGGAAGCGGTGGAATGGCTCAACAGGAACAACGTCAAGCTCAACCGCAAGCAGGCCGACGGAAGCGAGATACAGGTCGACTTCCCATGGGGAGAGGACTTCGGTGCGCCGCAGGAAGAAGCCATCATGCAGCAGTTCGACAAACCCTGCATCATCCATCGCTATCCGACCGAGGTGAAGGCCTTCTACATGAAGCGCGATCCGGACGATGCGAAGGTCGTGCTGGCCATGGACATGCTCGCACCCGAAGGTGCCGGCGAGATCATCGGCGGCTCGCAGCGCGAGGACGATCATGATGCATTGCTGCACCGTCTTCGCCACGAGAACCTCCCGGAAGAAGCCTTCCAGTGGTATCTGGACCTGCGTAAGTACGGTTCGGTACCGCACAGCGGCTTCGGGCTCGGCGTGGAGCGTACGGTGAAGTGGATCACCGGCGCCGAACATATCCGCGAAGTCATTCCGTTCCCGCGGATGATCTACCGCATCATGCCCTGA